Proteins encoded together in one Nostoc sp. PCC 7524 window:
- the def gene encoding peptide deformylase — translation MTASLPIIHVGNPTLRHQAAVVEDIHAPAFQQLIDDLIATAMQANGVGIAAPQVAQSYRLFIVASRPNPRYPNAPEMKPTAMINPKIVAHSKEVVKGWEGCLSVPGMRGLVPRYQAIAVEYTNRHGQLQQQELTDFVARIFQHEFDHLNGVLFIDRIENPSDMITEQEYQKIVSQTT, via the coding sequence ATGACAGCATCATTACCCATTATTCACGTAGGCAATCCTACACTACGCCACCAAGCTGCTGTGGTGGAAGATATTCATGCTCCAGCTTTTCAACAACTCATTGATGATTTAATCGCCACTGCTATGCAAGCTAACGGTGTGGGAATTGCTGCACCACAAGTGGCACAGTCTTATCGTCTATTTATTGTGGCTTCTCGTCCCAATCCTAGGTATCCCAACGCTCCAGAAATGAAACCAACGGCGATGATCAACCCTAAGATAGTGGCTCACTCAAAAGAGGTTGTCAAAGGTTGGGAAGGTTGTCTCAGTGTTCCTGGGATGAGGGGATTGGTTCCCAGGTATCAAGCGATCGCAGTTGAATACACTAACCGTCATGGTCAGTTACAACAGCAAGAGCTAACTGATTTTGTGGCTCGTATATTTCAACACGAATTTGATCATTTAAATGGTGTACTCTTCATAGACCGTATAGAAAATCCTTCCGACATGATCACTGAGCAGGAATACCAAAAAATTGTATCCCAAACTACATAA
- a CDS encoding HMA2 domain-containing protein, which produces MAQTIISREGLSPHLPRFSDLTFTQRHSDEIKVNTNSSRVVIQPQLELSATGMQVVHATNGRIRIKATDGSFSSNFQRITQYLRQCPGVKEVVTNEQAGSMIVSFDEQQLSLSQMLGVLQKLNIQTSPNSPLSDPFAPWKSVEFWKEQTISFIPLMTGLAVTGRLGISGLASIPVYMITADATRRVIDYIKPRISGSVSGKSADADDKSAHAENQTPIVNKNSETTKWSAKVTYSVVHQIPGRIRFNLPLIASDRAYAKRLERLLQTDTLVNNVRINCDAASVAITYNPRAEIAVCHWVSLMESALTTTTPTVPVSPTPQPTPPTTVSTSAPEIVNQITELTEAKISESEGNNTVYISSWWAEMKPAALSYSLAFMANLPL; this is translated from the coding sequence ATGGCACAAACTATTATTAGTCGCGAAGGGTTAAGTCCTCATCTACCAAGGTTTTCTGACTTAACCTTTACTCAGCGTCACAGCGATGAAATAAAAGTGAATACAAATAGCAGTAGAGTAGTGATACAGCCACAATTAGAACTCTCTGCTACGGGTATGCAAGTTGTACACGCAACCAATGGGCGCATACGTATTAAAGCGACTGACGGTAGTTTTAGCTCCAACTTCCAGAGGATCACCCAATACTTACGGCAGTGTCCTGGTGTAAAAGAAGTTGTAACAAATGAGCAAGCAGGCAGTATGATAGTTAGCTTTGATGAGCAGCAACTGTCACTGTCGCAGATGTTGGGTGTGTTACAAAAATTAAATATTCAAACCTCCCCAAATTCGCCGCTATCAGATCCCTTCGCTCCTTGGAAATCTGTTGAGTTTTGGAAAGAGCAAACAATATCTTTTATTCCCTTGATGACTGGGTTAGCAGTCACAGGCAGATTAGGAATTAGCGGTCTAGCGTCAATTCCCGTCTATATGATTACCGCCGATGCTACCCGACGGGTGATAGATTATATCAAACCACGCATTTCTGGATCAGTAAGCGGTAAAAGTGCAGATGCAGATGATAAATCTGCACACGCAGAAAATCAAACTCCTATTGTTAATAAAAATAGCGAGACAACAAAGTGGTCAGCCAAAGTGACCTATAGTGTTGTACATCAGATACCTGGAAGAATTCGGTTTAATCTACCACTCATAGCTAGCGATCGCGCCTATGCAAAGCGGCTAGAAAGGTTGTTGCAAACCGATACTCTAGTAAACAACGTGCGAATCAATTGTGATGCCGCCTCAGTTGCCATTACCTACAACCCAAGGGCAGAAATAGCTGTATGCCATTGGGTGAGTCTGATGGAATCAGCCTTGACAACAACTACCCCTACAGTTCCCGTCAGTCCAACACCACAGCCAACACCACCAACCACAGTATCGACATCTGCACCAGAAATAGTGAATCAAATAACTGAGCTAACAGAAGCAAAAATATCTGAATCTGAAGGCAACAATACTGTATATATCTCCAGTTGGTGGGCTGAGATGAAGCCTGCTGCACTGTCTTATTCTCTAGCTTTTATGGCGAACTTGCCACTGTAA